From Anopheles darlingi chromosome 2, idAnoDarlMG_H_01, whole genome shotgun sequence, the proteins below share one genomic window:
- the LOC125960172 gene encoding angiopoietin-1-like encodes MDHTLYKSMGVELQFLLMKFDTVSRQLYNITGKLQSMEDNLKSMENNLKSMEDKMQQSEIKMLQKVEDMIQEHRSRPEKSEKEMFALLQKLENQLAVNLRKVPDNLQVDRSSQYKNNKKIFAAIKQLGRQIAFNISEVHNRNQEKVQTALHKLDQDVDNVHNITRQVMNTLPQLQQLNAIMLNQCYVTPTEKSASTTTTTTPKPMQPPFSSCKDVPSKVSGTYLIRVNNDSEPFKVYCEQKSFGGGWIVFQYRFDGSLDFYRGWNEFRDGFGDLNKEFWLGLEKVHQITRGRKHELIVELKDFNGTYKYARYDAFEIGSKSDQYDLKDLGNHSGTAGDAMSAFKGMKFSSKDRDNDVSTFHCAKDFEGAWWYKGCTRANLNGRYINEIDYRSMSWYFFKTNWQGLSYSRMMIRELE; translated from the coding sequence ATGGATCATACATTGTATAAGAGCATGGGAGTTGAACTCCAGTTTCTGTTAATGAAGTTCGATACTGTGTCGCGCCAGCTGTATAACATTACAGGAAAGCTGCAGAGTATGGAAGACAATCTGAAGAGTATGGAAAACAATCTGAAAAGTATGGAAGACAAGATGCAACAATCAGAAATTAAGATGCTGCAGAAGGTTGAGGACATGATCCAGGAACATCGATCCAGACcagagaaaagtgaaaaagaaatgttCGCCCTGCttcaaaaattggaaaatcaacTCGCAGTAAATTTACGCAAAGTTCCCGACAATCTCCAGGTTGATCGATCCAGCCAATAtaagaacaataaaaaaatattcgcGGCGATTAAACAACTTGGACGTCAAATCGCTTTTAATATAAGTGAAGTTCACAATCGAAACCAAGAAAAAGTCCAAACAGCACTTCATAAGCTCGATCAAGACGTCGACAACGTGCATAACATCACTCGGCAAGTAATGAATACCTTACCTCAACTGCAGCAACTAAATGCAATTATGCTGAATCAGTGTTATGTAACACCAACGGAAAAAAGCGcctcaacgacaacgaccacaacaccGAAACCTATGCAACCTCCGTTTTCCTCGTGTAAAGATGTTCCTTCGAAAGTGTCTGGAACGTATCTGATTCGTGTGAATAATGATAGTGAACCGTTCAAAGTGTATTGCGAACAAAAATctttcggtggtggatggataGTGTTTCAGTACCGTTTCGACGGATCACTGGACTTTTATCGAGGCTGGAATGAGTTCCGCGATGGATTTGGTGATTTGAACAAAGAGTTCTGGTTAGGTCTTGAGAAGGTCCACCAGATAACAAGAGGCCGAAAACACGAACTGATTGTTGAATTGAAAGACTTTAATGGAACATACAAGTACGCACGGTATGATGCATTCGAAATAGGTAGTAAGAGTGACCAATACGACTTGAAGGATCTTGGAAATCATAGTGGAACTGCAGGTGATGCGATGTCTGCTTTTAAGGGAATGAAGTTCTCATCCAAAGATCGGGATAATGATGTGAGTACCTTCCATTGTGCAAAAGACTTCGAAGGTGCATGGTGGTACAAGGGTTGTACTCGCGCGAATCTGAACGGGCGATACATCAATGAAATCGATTATAGATCAATGAGTTGGTATTTTTTCAAAACCAACTGGCAAGGATTAAGTTACtcgcgaatgatgatccgagAGCTGGAATAG